From the genome of Ectobacillus sp. JY-23, one region includes:
- a CDS encoding redox-sensing transcriptional repressor Rex, translating to MDQPKIPHATAKRLPLYYRFIKNLSLSGKQRVSSAELSEAVKVDSATIRRDFSYFGALGKKGYGYNVNYLLSFFSQTLDQEDITRVALIGVGNLGTAFLHYNFTKNNNTKIEIAFDVDENKVGKQIGEIPVYHLDHLETKLPDNVKVAILTVPAGVAQSVADRLAKTGIEGILNFTPARIDVPAHIRIHHIDLAVELQTLVYFLKNYPK from the coding sequence ATGGACCAACCTAAAATCCCGCATGCAACTGCCAAGCGGCTGCCATTATATTATCGCTTCATTAAAAACTTATCTCTATCAGGAAAGCAACGCGTTTCATCTGCTGAGCTTAGTGAAGCTGTAAAAGTAGATTCGGCTACGATTCGAAGAGACTTTTCCTACTTTGGTGCACTCGGGAAAAAAGGATATGGGTATAACGTAAACTATCTTCTTTCTTTCTTTAGCCAAACATTAGATCAAGAGGATATCACGCGTGTAGCCTTAATCGGGGTAGGAAATTTAGGAACCGCTTTCTTACATTATAACTTTACAAAGAACAATAACACAAAAATTGAAATTGCGTTCGATGTGGATGAAAATAAAGTCGGCAAACAAATTGGTGAAATTCCTGTCTATCATTTAGATCATCTCGAGACAAAGCTGCCTGATAACGTCAAAGTGGCTATTCTAACAGTTCCTGCAGGAGTCGCGCAATCTGTTGCTGACAGGCTTGCCAAGACAGGCATTGAAGGTATTCTAAATTTTACACCAGCACGTATTGATGTACCGGCACATATCCGCATTCATCATATTGATTTAGCCGTAGAGCTGCAAACGCTCGTTTACTTTTTGAAGAACTATCCAAAATAA
- a CDS encoding YdiK family protein, which yields MQRSPLFMATLYFILGSIFTYLAVTSVQDTIWNFYTLLLVAMATFDFGLALRLVIYMSRKK from the coding sequence ATGCAACGATCACCTTTGTTTATGGCAACTTTGTACTTTATATTAGGCAGCATCTTTACATATTTAGCTGTTACAAGCGTACAAGATACAATTTGGAACTTTTACACACTATTACTTGTGGCAATGGCTACATTTGACTTTGGCCTTGCTCTTCGGCTAGTTATTTATATGAGCCGCAAAAAATAA
- a CDS encoding CPBP family intramembrane glutamic endopeptidase — protein sequence MKKRYWWVIFTYVLMQFSSIVGIPLLEMTGQYDRYTGNTKLQMLVGHWGIISFAVALLIIVLLVKNDPDFPRHEKAAPGKTFMWMVLGVFLAYTAQIVAATIEMNLLGIEPGSDNTKALVEIAELTPWFIIVTSIIAPILEEIVFRKILFGALYKRFNFFIAAIISSLIFAAVHGEFSHLLIYTAMGLVFAFLYAHTKRIIVPIAAHVMMNTIVVLINIVFKDNLERIMREAEKMQFIFGGF from the coding sequence TTGAAGAAACGTTATTGGTGGGTTATTTTTACATATGTACTTATGCAATTTTCAAGTATTGTCGGTATTCCCCTTTTGGAAATGACTGGTCAATATGACCGCTACACAGGTAATACAAAGCTACAAATGCTTGTCGGACACTGGGGTATTATTAGCTTTGCGGTAGCTTTACTTATTATTGTTTTACTCGTAAAAAATGATCCTGACTTCCCGCGTCATGAAAAGGCGGCACCCGGGAAAACCTTTATGTGGATGGTCTTGGGCGTATTTTTGGCTTATACCGCACAGATTGTGGCGGCAACTATTGAGATGAACTTATTAGGAATTGAGCCCGGTTCAGATAACACAAAGGCTCTGGTCGAAATTGCCGAGCTAACACCTTGGTTTATTATTGTTACATCCATTATTGCACCGATTTTAGAAGAGATTGTTTTTAGAAAGATACTCTTTGGTGCACTCTATAAACGATTTAACTTTTTTATCGCAGCAATTATCAGCTCGCTCATATTCGCTGCCGTGCATGGGGAGTTTTCTCACCTATTAATTTATACAGCGATGGGATTGGTATTTGCCTTCTTGTACGCACATACGAAGCGCATTATCGTACCGATTGCGGCGCACGTGATGATGAATACAATTGTAGTATTGATTAATATTGTGTTTAAGGACAATTTAGAGCGCATTATGCGCGAAGCAGAGAAGATGCAATTTATTTTTGGAGGATTTTAA
- the groES gene encoding co-chaperone GroES: MLKPLGDRVVIELVQAEEKTASGIVLPDTAKEKPQEGKVVAVGTGRVLENGERVALEVAVGDRIIFSKYSGTEVKYEGSEYLILRESDILAIVG; encoded by the coding sequence ATGCTAAAGCCATTAGGTGATCGCGTTGTAATTGAGCTTGTTCAAGCAGAAGAAAAAACTGCAAGCGGTATCGTTTTACCGGACACTGCAAAGGAAAAGCCGCAAGAAGGCAAGGTAGTGGCAGTTGGCACAGGACGCGTGCTTGAAAATGGAGAGCGCGTAGCTTTAGAAGTAGCTGTGGGTGACCGTATTATCTTCTCAAAGTATTCCGGTACAGAAGTAAAATACGAAGGTTCCGAATACTTAATCTTACGTGAAAGTGACATTTTGGCTATCGTAGGCTAA
- the groL gene encoding chaperonin GroEL (60 kDa chaperone family; promotes refolding of misfolded polypeptides especially under stressful conditions; forms two stacked rings of heptamers to form a barrel-shaped 14mer; ends can be capped by GroES; misfolded proteins enter the barrel where they are refolded when GroES binds) has translation MAKDIKFSEDARRAMLRGVDTLANAVKVTLGPKGRNVVLEKKFGSPLITNDGVTIAKEIELEDAFENMGAKLVAEVASKTNDVAGDGTTTATVLAQAMIREGLKNVTAGANPMGLRKGIEKAVVAAVEELKAISKPIEGKASIAQVAAISAADEEVGQLIAEAMERVGNDGVITLEESKGFTTELDVVEGMQFDRGYASPYMITNSDKMEAVLDNAYVLITDKKVASIQEILPVLEQVVQQGRPLLIIAEDVEGEALATLVVNKLRGTFNVVAVKAPGFGDRRKAMLEDIAALTGGEVITEELGRDLKSATLNSLGRAAKIVVTKENTTIVEGAGSADAIEARINQIRSQLEETTSEFDREKLQERLAKLAGGVAVIKVGAATETELKERKLRIEDALNSTRAAVEEGIVAGGGTALMNVYNKVASIEATGDEATGVNIVLRALEEPVRQIAINAGLEGSVVVERLKHEAVGTGFNAATGEWVNMLESGIVDPTKVTRSALQNAASVAAMFLTTEAVVADKPEPNAPAMPDMGGMGGMGGMM, from the coding sequence ATGGCAAAGGATATTAAGTTCAGTGAAGATGCTCGTCGTGCAATGCTTCGCGGGGTAGATACTCTTGCAAATGCAGTAAAGGTTACACTTGGTCCTAAAGGACGTAATGTTGTACTAGAGAAGAAGTTTGGTTCTCCTCTTATTACAAATGACGGTGTCACAATTGCAAAAGAAATCGAACTTGAAGATGCATTCGAAAACATGGGCGCAAAGCTTGTTGCAGAAGTTGCTAGCAAAACAAACGATGTAGCTGGTGATGGTACAACAACTGCAACTGTACTTGCACAAGCAATGATTCGTGAAGGCTTGAAAAACGTAACAGCTGGCGCAAACCCAATGGGTCTTCGCAAAGGTATCGAAAAAGCTGTAGTAGCAGCTGTGGAAGAATTAAAAGCAATCTCTAAGCCAATTGAAGGCAAAGCTTCTATCGCACAAGTAGCAGCAATCTCTGCGGCTGACGAAGAAGTAGGTCAATTGATTGCAGAAGCAATGGAGCGTGTTGGTAACGATGGTGTTATCACACTAGAAGAATCCAAAGGCTTCACAACTGAGCTTGACGTTGTAGAAGGTATGCAATTCGATCGTGGATATGCATCTCCATATATGATTACAAACTCTGACAAAATGGAAGCAGTTCTTGACAATGCATACGTTCTTATCACAGATAAGAAGGTTGCAAGCATTCAAGAAATCCTTCCAGTACTAGAGCAAGTGGTACAACAAGGCCGCCCTCTATTAATCATTGCTGAGGATGTAGAAGGTGAAGCATTAGCTACACTAGTAGTGAACAAGCTTCGCGGTACATTCAACGTAGTTGCTGTTAAAGCACCAGGCTTCGGTGACCGTCGTAAAGCAATGCTTGAAGATATCGCAGCTCTTACAGGTGGCGAAGTGATTACAGAAGAGCTTGGCCGTGACCTAAAATCTGCAACTCTTAACTCTCTTGGCCGCGCTGCTAAGATCGTGGTTACAAAAGAAAACACAACAATTGTTGAAGGTGCTGGAAGCGCTGATGCAATTGAAGCTCGCATTAACCAAATCCGTTCTCAATTAGAAGAAACAACTTCTGAATTTGATCGTGAAAAATTACAAGAGCGCCTTGCGAAATTAGCTGGCGGCGTAGCGGTAATTAAAGTTGGTGCTGCGACTGAAACAGAACTAAAAGAGCGCAAGCTTCGCATCGAAGACGCATTGAACTCTACTCGTGCAGCGGTTGAAGAAGGTATCGTTGCAGGTGGTGGTACTGCGCTTATGAACGTATACAACAAAGTTGCTTCTATCGAAGCTACTGGCGACGAGGCAACAGGTGTGAACATCGTATTGCGCGCACTTGAAGAGCCAGTTCGTCAAATCGCAATCAACGCTGGTCTAGAAGGATCTGTTGTTGTTGAGCGCCTAAAACACGAAGCAGTTGGCACAGGCTTCAACGCTGCAACTGGCGAGTGGGTAAACATGCTTGAGTCTGGTATCGTAGACCCAACAAAAGTAACTCGTTCCGCACTTCAAAACGCAGCATCCGTAGCGGCTATGTTCCTAACTACAGAAGCTGTAGTAGCTGACAAGCCAGAGCCAAACGCTCCTGCAATGCCTGACATGGGCGGCATGGGTGGAATGGGCGGCATGATGTAA
- a CDS encoding nuclease-related domain-containing protein produces MILKQRGIPRNLKFASSLYARRELTEEEGRTYRAYRKGFEGEKQFDDWINPVAENAVVLPDLLLEHLNSVFQIDSLFIQRNTIHLFEVKNLENEYYIEGEIWFSGSQQEINNPINQLRKTTSQFKRLLQQHRLTYHVEPHLIFINPTFILYGAPKNTPITMYPQLPKLLQKLAMPAQITNQELELGNKLIEIHENTKTIISAPDYTYDKLDKGLVCPECCKLYPISLGRYVTCATCGHREEKSLAIERAVDEFMFLFPNEKVTNRRMREWCGINSKRVIRNVLDRKLTLQPLNKYAFYS; encoded by the coding sequence TTGATTTTAAAACAGAGGGGTATTCCACGAAATCTTAAGTTTGCATCATCGCTATATGCTAGAAGAGAACTGACGGAGGAAGAAGGAAGGACATACCGTGCATATCGAAAGGGGTTTGAAGGAGAGAAACAATTCGATGATTGGATTAATCCGGTTGCAGAGAATGCAGTAGTTTTGCCTGATTTACTGCTTGAGCATTTGAATTCTGTTTTTCAAATTGATTCCCTGTTTATACAGAGAAATACGATTCATCTGTTTGAGGTGAAAAACCTAGAGAACGAGTATTACATTGAAGGAGAAATCTGGTTCTCTGGGTCTCAGCAAGAGATAAATAATCCAATCAATCAACTTCGAAAAACCACCTCGCAATTTAAACGATTACTACAGCAACACCGACTTACCTATCACGTGGAACCCCATTTAATCTTTATCAATCCTACATTTATACTGTATGGAGCTCCGAAAAATACTCCCATTACCATGTATCCACAACTTCCTAAATTACTTCAAAAACTTGCAATGCCAGCACAAATAACAAATCAGGAATTAGAGCTTGGAAACAAGTTAATTGAAATTCATGAAAACACAAAGACGATAATTTCAGCTCCAGATTACACGTATGACAAGTTAGACAAGGGACTAGTCTGTCCCGAGTGTTGTAAATTATATCCGATATCACTGGGCAGGTACGTAACGTGTGCAACTTGCGGACATAGAGAAGAAAAGTCACTTGCTATCGAGCGTGCAGTGGATGAGTTTATGTTTCTGTTTCCAAACGAGAAGGTGACAAACCGTCGGATGAGGGAGTGGTGTGGAATCAATTCAAAGAGAGTTATCCGCAATGTGCTAGATAGAAAGCTAACTTTGCAACCTTTAAACAAATATGCGTTTTATTCTTAA
- a CDS encoding GNAT family N-acetyltransferase, translating to MFIDAKIETERLILRPYIQEDAEAIFSMATEPEHFKYQPDNPPRSMEDIDRLIKWSQECNKQNTPNKIEKFNLAIILKKTEEFVGVAGLGPHDILREETELYYALAKKFQGKGIAKEAAKAVFEYGINVIGLDRIIATVHPDNIGSVKIIEALPMKLVKVLDGLAGEDEGYNGYNLYEYVAE from the coding sequence ATGTTTATTGATGCAAAAATTGAAACAGAGCGTCTTATTTTGAGACCATACATACAGGAGGATGCTGAAGCTATATTTAGTATGGCTACAGAACCAGAGCATTTTAAATACCAGCCCGATAACCCGCCCAGATCAATGGAAGATATTGATAGATTAATAAAATGGTCTCAAGAATGTAACAAACAAAATACACCTAATAAGATAGAAAAGTTTAACCTGGCGATTATATTAAAAAAGACTGAAGAATTCGTGGGTGTAGCAGGATTGGGCCCTCATGATATTTTACGTGAAGAAACAGAATTGTATTATGCATTAGCGAAAAAATTCCAAGGAAAAGGAATCGCAAAGGAAGCGGCTAAAGCAGTTTTTGAGTATGGTATTAATGTAATTGGGTTAGATAGAATTATTGCTACGGTTCACCCTGATAACATAGGTTCTGTCAAGATAATTGAAGCATTGCCAATGAAATTAGTAAAAGTATTAGACGGACTTGCAGGTGAGGATGAAGGTTATAACGGCTATAATTTGTATGAATATGTAGCTGAATAA
- a CDS encoding LacI family DNA-binding transcriptional regulator, producing MVTIYDIAKKTGFSVTTVSKALNNYADVSEKTKKLILEAVEEMNYFPNSSARTLTTKKSWTIGVIFIESLGIGIKHPFFNEVIESFKQSVEMYEYDLLFVSRNLYNSKKSYLDHFRYRGVDGVVVVCSNVDDQQVKELMNDSIPSVVIDLNSETSSVVFSDNRLGSKMAVDYLYSLGHTRIAHIAGHRKTFAGQQRLQGYVDSMKSLSLDITEDYIVDGDYFSHEGGYRAMEQLLTLATPPTAIYTASDSLAIGAIEAIRNRGYSVPDDFSIIGFDDIALARYMNPKLTTIKQNTHIIGQKAAELLLKQINTKEKLIEQVQIPVELVVRESCKEL from the coding sequence TTGGTAACGATTTATGATATTGCAAAAAAAACAGGTTTTTCTGTCACAACAGTTTCAAAGGCTTTAAATAATTATGCTGATGTGAGTGAGAAAACAAAAAAACTTATACTAGAAGCTGTTGAGGAAATGAATTACTTTCCCAACTCTTCGGCAAGAACATTGACAACAAAGAAATCGTGGACAATCGGCGTTATTTTCATTGAGTCTCTTGGAATTGGGATTAAGCATCCTTTTTTTAATGAAGTCATTGAGAGCTTCAAGCAGTCTGTAGAGATGTATGAATATGACCTGCTTTTTGTATCACGTAATTTGTACAACAGTAAAAAGAGTTATTTAGATCATTTTCGCTACCGTGGTGTGGATGGTGTAGTAGTCGTTTGTTCGAATGTCGATGATCAGCAGGTGAAAGAACTTATGAACGATTCTATTCCGAGTGTTGTAATCGACTTAAACAGCGAAACGTCGAGTGTTGTGTTTTCTGATAATCGCTTAGGAAGTAAAATGGCTGTTGATTACCTGTACTCACTGGGGCACACGAGAATTGCGCATATTGCGGGACATAGAAAAACATTCGCAGGTCAGCAACGCTTACAAGGCTACGTAGATAGTATGAAAAGCTTGTCATTAGACATAACAGAGGATTATATTGTTGATGGAGATTATTTCTCTCACGAAGGCGGATATCGCGCAATGGAACAACTACTGACTTTAGCAACGCCACCTACGGCTATTTACACAGCAAGCGATAGTTTAGCGATAGGAGCAATTGAAGCGATTAGAAATCGCGGGTACAGTGTTCCAGACGACTTCTCCATTATTGGTTTTGATGACATTGCGCTTGCTCGTTATATGAACCCAAAGCTAACAACGATTAAGCAAAATACGCATATCATTGGGCAAAAGGCAGCGGAATTGCTTCTTAAGCAAATTAATACCAAAGAGAAGTTGATTGAGCAAGTTCAGATACCAGTAGAACTAGTCGTTCGAGAGAGCTGTAAAGAGCTGTGA